GCGGATGAAAGCGGGGCTCACGGTGCTGACGACAATGTCGTATTCCTCCACCTCGGCCCGCAGGCAGTCGAAGAAGCCGAGCGCCGCGTGCTTGGCGGCGGCGTCTGGAAGAGAAACCAGCGAGGGGTGGGTGTGGGTCCCGCTGTGCTTCCCAGGAGGGGCCTTGGGGACACACATCCCTGCAAACTCCGTTGGGAGAGGCCTCAAGTCACCTGCCCCTCGCTTCATAGATGAGGACAGAGAGCCCTTGTGAAGCAGTGGACAGATGCAGAGATGAGACGGAATCCAACTTAGCCACTTGcccactgtgtgactttgggcaagtgactcaTTTTTACCTGAAGaggctcagttttcttatctttaaaatgggcataatacacagggaactatattcaatatcctgcgataaaccataatggaaaagtatatgaaaaagagGATGTATATGTGTAACCGAGTCACTTTtcggtacagcagaaactaacacaacgttgtaaatcaactatacttcagtaaaattaaaaacctaTAAAAtgggctaaataaataaataaataaataaagtggggataatatcaCCCTATCCAAGtgagaaaatgtatataaaacattTCAGCCGGGAAGGCTGGTTCCCTGAGAGAGTGATTTCTCCAAGGTCCTGAGGCCATCAGGGTTAAGAATGCAGgagctaggacttccctggtggcgcagtggttaggaatctgccttgccaattcaggggacacgggttcgagccctggtccgggaagatcccacgtgcctcggaacaactaagcccgtgcaccacaactactgagcctgcgctctagagcccacgagccgcaactaccgaagcccgcgcagtgagaagcccatgcatcacaaccaggagtagcccctgctctccgcagctagaggaagcctgtgggcagcaacgaagacccaacgcaaccaaaaataaataaattaatttaaaaaaaaaaagaaaggttccaAGGAAACCAGTGCATTGGGTTCCATGTTGGTTGGAGGCCAAAGGGCCAGTTGTGTTGCCTGCACCACATTGTATCATGTCACTGctgtctgtgtccccagcacctggtTCTAGGCATTCGATtgctgtttgttgaatgaatgaaggcagcAAGCAAGTGGAAAGTAATCCACCTGCTGAAAATGACATGTATGTTTGTGAGTAGGAGGAATAGTGGTGAGGTTCTAGATGGGCTGGGGCAGAGACGGAATGAGGTACGTGGCAAAGACTGCCCTGTGCGGACCCAGCTCTATTCTTCTCCCCATCCTGAGCCCACAGGCGGACTGCAATTCCCAGCATCCCTTGCAGCAAGGGGGTAAGCATGTGACTGGCTTCTCGACGACAGGATGTGAGCAGGGCTGTATGGGCACGATGCCCTCTTCTTGCCAGCAGGAACCCACGTGGGGTGGGAACTAGCTTTGACCACGTGGAAAATGATGGCAAAGCTGTGACTTGGCACGACTCTGGGCCCCCGAGTGACCGTGAGGAACAGTGATGCCTGCTGAGCTGCCCATTTAGACAGTTATATGGAGGAGGAATAAAGGTCTTTACGGCACCGTCAGCTTAACCTAACTAATGCAAAcgagaaaaggaaagtaaaacaCTATTAGGGGGATATGATGGGCTGAATTGTATCccgcccccaaattcatatgttgaagtcctaaccccagtatCTCAGATTGTGGCTGTATTTTGAGATaagggcctttaaaaggtaattaaggtaaaatgaggctgttagggTGGTGCCCTAATCCAATCGGacgggtgtccttataagaagagcagGAGACGGCAGGGGTGCCCACACacaaagaccatgtgaggacccgGGGAGCAGGCCAtcagcaagccaaggagagaggcctcgggaAACATCAAGCCTGCccacactttgatcttggacttccggcctgcagagctgtgagaaaatacatttctgttgtttaagctacctggtgtttttgtttttgtttttgttttttttaatttatttatttggttgcaccaggtcttagttgtggcaggtgggctccttagttgcggctcactgaCCCCCTACTTGTGGCATGCGAAcccttagttgtgtcatgcatgtgggatctagttccctgaccagggattgaacccgggccccctgcattgggagcggggagtcttaaccacggtgccgccagggaagtccctgtggtattttgttgtggtGGCTCCAGAAGACTACATCAGGCCACCCCACCCACCCTTTCttcattcctctctccctctcaccttTCTACCCACCAGACACTTACTTACCCAGCTCCGGTTTCGTGCATTGTACTTTGGGCCATAAGGAAACGTATGAGACATGTTCCGCCACCCTCCCACATCCTACCTCACGGGAGGTGGGAATGTCTCCAGAATTCTCCCAGTTGGGTCCCAGGAACATACACCGAGAAGTCCCTCTCCTCCTTGGACTTTTTAGAGGAGTCTCACCTTTGGAATTCTCTCTCTCGCCTCCCCTGGAATtgtgtccctttccttttctccttcctccttcctcagaacctctccatctctctcccctttTGGGATGTGCacccctcctttctttcccagtTGTAATCGTTCCTGTCTCTCCAGGGGCATCTTTACAGAGAAGGGGGCATCTGAGCTGGGGCTGTGCACCCATGTCAGGAGCGTGACCTTGATCTGGCATTGATCGTGTCCAGCCAGGACGTGTCCTGACCGCCTATGAGATGTGAGCTTCTGGGGGCTGAGGGAAGGGCTTATCTTTATCTCCCATAGTCACCTGTGTGCTGTAGACGGTCAAAAATAGGAGCTGAAGGGATGAAAGAAAAGCCAACAGATGCTTTCATCTCTGGACCCTCTTCCCCAATGTAACCCCATGCCTAGTCCTAGACACACATCTCTTGTCTTATGAGACACATAACATAGGACGAAACATGTTTGTCTTAGCAACTTACAGGCCGTACGGAACGGGATTCCAAGCTTCCCTTGGATGTTATTCACTAACACAATTTGTCCGGTCCTCCGGGAGATCATGttggggagcagggctgggaagCATAGGACAAAGAACCACGGTTACAAATCTGAGGCTGAGTCAGGCAACATCAGGCAGAGCCCTTCCCCTCATCACGGAGGGCTCCTCTACCTCCCTGACAGTTAGGTTACAGTGGGACACAGATGGAATGGACCCTGGTTACCACTTATCCAGTGTTTCCTAAGAGTGGGCTGGGCTCGACtggggaattgctgggttattttattttattttattacttaatttttttggcctcgctgcacgtggcatgcaggatcttagttccctgaccagggatcgaacccaggaccccttcagtggaagtgcagagtcctaaccgctggaccccCAGGGGAGTCCCTGGATGATTTTAAATGACCCATCCGTGTGCATGGAGTGACACTGATTTCAATAGTGAGAAAGGTAATCCCTTTTCAATTGTCCTATTGCTTCCAGTAGGAAAGTTGGTTCCAATGGGTCTTTAATACTTCTCTTGCATGtgctaatcttttttaaaaaaagagaggaaagaccTCAGCCCTTTGTCTTGGGAGAACTTACTACTTTGTTCTGATTTCAGGTTTTCTTGTATTTATGGAGAGGGAAAGGggtttttaaattatggtaaagATTTCCTCCTGAATTGAATTAATTTACCAATGAGGAAATTTAGAAAAAGATATGGAGTAATAATAGCACAGATTGAATAGGGAGATGGCAAAAAATATCAGAAGACTTAAGATTGCATTCCTCACCGTGGTGCCAGGGAACCTGAGCTCTCAGGGGTTGAGTGAAGGACACACCTTGGCTGGCCTGCTTGGTGTGTCCACAGCGACTGGGCTGGAGGAAACTGTGATCTCCGGGCATCGTCTTAGAAGCTCTGGGGAGTCATCTTTCTGCTCCCAGCGCTTCTTTCCCTTCAGCTGTCACAGCTCTCAGAATCCCATTATCATGGAGATTCTGGCCGTAGAGAAGGCAGCTCTAAGATCATGCTTTCTCAGCCTTTGCCAAACACGCTACTCCGTCCATGTAGACATTCTCCGTGCTTATATTCTCCCTTTTGTGCTTCTGCTTCGATAAACTTtatttggggtgggaggagggcttCAACTCTTGGTGCTATTCCATGTCATCTCTAGCAACACCCCTAACCCCAGCTTCAGATCTGCATTTGAACTTGACCCTTAGAAATCTCCACACAGGAACCACCATTTTACCTTTAAAAGGGAGAcgtcctcctgccttcctgtttCTGCAAAGGGATGGACAGTATTCTGGGTCTCTTGCAGATAAACTCTTTTTCGACCTTGGACCGACTGTCCTGATTAGGAGCAGATCAACCACAAGGTCGATACAGTAAAAGATTTGCAGAGGATGAAGACAGTGGTCCAGAGATGTGGAGTGGGATTGGAGGGGAGCCGTGGATATGagtaagaaaagaggagaaaagggcAGGACTTGGGGAGGGGGCTTAATGGAGAGGCAGGTTGGAATATACCAGTCAGAGACTTTCACAGTCCCTTTTCTTTCATCAACCTTTACAGTCAGATGCTGAAAGCTTTCACCAAATAAGCAGGGATTTTTCTGAAAGAGGGGCTGGAGGCTCCATCCAGAATTGGGTGACTGTCTGGAAATATAACAGAGCCCTTTCTAGCAGCCAGTGGGAAGGTCAAACTCACGAGACCTTTGGTCAGCGTGATGGGTCCAAAGTAATTGGCATCCATGATCTTTTTGTCGAGTTCCAGAGAAATGTTATGGGCAGGCCCCTTCACCTTCATGCTGGCATTGTTGATGAGGATGTCCACGCAGCCATAGCAATCCAGGACCTCTTTGGCCACATCCTGGACACAGCTGATGTCCGAGAGATCCAAGAGGACCAGCTTTGGGGTGAATGTCTGCTGGACCAATGAGAGAGTCAAGGCACATGTGGGTACATCCCCTCAGACCTTGGGACCCTTCAATCTAAGAGTCACCCCTTTTGAAACTCAGAGCTCATGGAATGACTACAAACAAATGATGAGGAAGAAGCAGAGAGGACTCTGGGAGGAAGGAAATTGATGGAGAAAATGCATCCTTGGGGACCAGAGCAACAACAACATTCCCAGCATGCAAACATGCAGTCATAAGTCTGAACTTCTGGTCAAGGGGCCCGACCTGAGAAATCCAAGTGGAGGCCATGCATTGATTCTGCTGTTGATGTCATTTCTTATAACACTTCTGAGCTCCTTTTTGGCAGTTGCTTTCAGACTGGCTTCCAAGCCTCAAGAGAATCTGCCCAGTACTTTGTAGCCACATTTACTTTTTGGCCAAAATCACACACTCAACGCAATTTTTTTGGAGCAcgacctatgtgccaggcatttgtGTTCAGCCCTAAACATTTGATATCGTCAAGATTCTCATGGGTTAGAAGGGATACAGATGGAAACATTGATGTTACCATATGGTAAATGCAATCCCGGTGTTTGACAAACACTAGCCCTGAGATACGGCCTTAAAAAAAGGTTCCCTGGTCAGATTTGCTTAGGAAATACAGACTactatatgttcttcttggagaTAACACAATGCACATTTGCATAGCAAGGGCTCTGAAAAGTCCTGCAGTAAAGAAATTAGTCAGACAAGCTTGGCCTAACTTAGTATTTCCCACAAAATTGACTTCAGAACCTCGTTtttactacttaataaccaataCCTAATAAGATCCCAAGAAACATACCTTGGAGTATGTTGTGTTATCCTGGTTGCTCCATCTCCTCAAGTACCAGAGTTAGTTCTGAATGATTTTTGGCTATTTGCAAAATCGAATTCAACATCAagggaaaagattaaaaaaaaaaaaaaatcctgaagagAACTCTCTGAAGgcaatgtctttttctttttttcaaataaatttacttatttatttatttttggctgcgttgggtcttcgttgctacgcacaggctttctctagctgcggcgagcggggggatactcttctttgcggtacgcgggcttctcattgtggtggcttctcttgttgtggagcacaggctctaggcgcatgggcttcagtagttgtggctcacgggctcagtagttgtggctcagcaggctctagagcgcaggctcagtagttgtggcgcacgggcttagttgctccgcggcatgtgggatcttcccggaccagggctggaacccgtgtcccctgcatcggcaggtggattcttaaccactgcgccaccagggaatcccctgaaAGCAATTTCTTAAACAATGCTCCAGAAATGCTTTGAAAACCCCAGCTGCATTGAAATGTGTTCACCTCCTGTGGAACTTCATGGAAGGGGACTTCACTTCCCTGATTTCTTTgaaggaaattattattatttttttggcttgcgggatcttagttccctgaccagggattgaacctgggccatggcagtgaaagcgccaagtcctaaccaccggactgccagggaactccctctttgaaggaaatattatttgaagtattattttaaaaatcagccatGAGTGTTAATAAACAGAGCCCGTATCTGTGACATACCATATTTTCTGGATCCTCTTTGAGTCTGACTTAAAtagaatggggggtggggaggatcaGAGGCTAGAGGCACGATGAGGGGTCAAAATGAGCCAACCCCCAAGTGGGCAGACTTACCTGTGTCAAGATTACATttccccaggacttccctggtggcgcagtggttaagaatccgcctgccaatgcaggggacacgggttcaatccctgatccaggaagatcccacatgcctcggagcaactaagcccctgcgccacaactactgagcccacgcgccacaactactgaagcccgcgcacctagagcccgtgctccgcaaccagagaagccactgcaatgagaagaccgtgcaccgcaacgaagagtagcccccactcgccgcaactagagaaagcccgtgcagaaatgaagacccaacgcagccaaaaataaataaaattaaaaatttaaaaatacgtttaaaaaaattacatttccccAAAGCAAAATTTCACCCAAATTTCACCGAAAGAGCTGCTGTGTAACAAGCAAGGAAGGCTAAGGGTGTCCAGGGGTTGCCCGTGGCGGCTGCCAGAAGGCCTTACCTTGCTGGGGTCAGCCACACTGATCAGGGCATCGTGTAGACTCTGAAGCCTCTCCCAGCTCTTTCCGCACAGCACCAGCCTGGCCCCGCCGGTATGGAACACCCGAGCACACTctgaggggaagaaggaaggaggacagGACACACTGTGGGTGAAACCACTGATGGCGAGCCCCTCTTTCTTACAGATTCAAGGATTCAAAGAATTCAAAAGCCTTAGAGCCATGAGTTCCTTTAGAGGTCATTGCATTCAGCTGCCTCTGGAATTTCTTCTTGTTTCCAGCCTCAGCATGGTTGCCTCCTGTGAAGGGCATCTCACAGGGGTGTGAAATAACCCCTCCTCCGTTGGGTAGTTCTGATTATTAGGACGTTCTTTCTTAAACTGGACAGAAAGATGACTCCATCAAGCAAGACCCCCAGAAGCACAGCTCTAAACATATCTCAATCTGAAGATATTGGAGACAGCTGCCATGTTTTTTCAGACCAAATGTCACTAGTTTCCTCCACATTTTCTCTGTGGGTCGATACTCCAGACAGGGTTCTTTTTATTAAGAAAGGAAACCTGCCTGCTGTCTAGTAAGTTTTACTCTGGACGAATTTCTGACTCACCCAGTGTCCcagcgttctttttttttttctttttttggccctaCCGCgcagcatgcaagatcttagttccccaaccagggatcgaacctgtgccccctacagtggaagtgtggagtcttaaccgctggcctgccggggaagtccctcacccAATGTTCTTAACTGGGAAGTAGTTGGTAGATACAAGTATTCTTATGTGGCAATAACAATGATATTTAAGAACAATAAAAGCTAACAGATTTTGACAGTTTACTTGCTTGAGTAGCTATTGAAAGGGATTTAcgtatattagctcatttaattctcacagtcaCCCCATGCAGCAGTTTCTTAGGTTGGGTTCCCTAAAAGCAGAATCTAAGACAGGGATTCAGGTGGCCAGGATTAATTCAGGGAGTGCTCTTCAGAGAAAATCTGTCAGGGATTAAGGGCATGGCGTAGGTGAAGGGGAAGGATGTGGTCTCAGGTAAAGTCTAGCTTTGGCTGGACCCAAGGAAGGCTCTGGACTGTAAACCCAGCTGCAAGGCTGTCCCACCTGGATGCAGGGGGACTGTCTTTTGTACACGTGTGTCAACCAGTCACTGATGGTGTGCTGCCTCCCTCCAGGGGTGGGTACAAAGGGTGTCCACTGGCAGAGGGCAAGTCTATGAGCCATGGCCACCAACACTCATAGGACCTGGGGATGGATGAACTGGCCAGGTACAGGAATCTGGGAGGGGCACCAACAACACCCACTACAGGGGAGTAGCTATTACTGTCCCATTTTTACACCAAGCACTGGTGACCTGGGCTGCCTGGGGATGCCAAAGGGTAGTTGGGCAGCACTGGGTGCCCACTAGAGGCTGGAAATCCTGTGTGCCATGGCTCTAAGTGATCTTatgtttgtgtgattttctcctgCAAGTCTCAACAGCTGGAGCTGGTGGAAAGAAGGGGGCCAGCTAGACAGGACAGTTGGCAGGGGTTTGATAAGTGGGCGTTGTGAGCAGGGGAATTGTGGTACTGGAGAGGGAACAATTGATGTGCTGGACCATTCAGTCTAAGCCAGATGGGAGCAGGAGTGAAGGCAGAAGGGGCTGatagagaaggaaaggagaaggctCTAGGGAGGGGAGGTCTCAGTGAGGTCTAGAAACAGATGTGGTCGGGGGAAGCTGTGGTCAGTTCTGCTGACAAAGGGAAACTTGAATCAAGAAATAactgtgtggggcttccctggtggcgcagtggttaagaatccgcctgccaatgcaggggacacgggttcgagccctagtccgggaaggtcccacatgccgcggagcaactaagcctgtgtgccacaactactgagcctgcgctctagagcccgtgagccacaactgctgaagcccgcaggcctagagcccatgctctgcagcaagagaagccaccacaatgagaagcctgtgcaccacaacgaagagtagcccccgctcgctgcaactagagaaaagcccgcgcgcagcaacgaagacccaacatggccataaataaataaataaataaataaataaataaataaataaataaaataaaatagaaataaccgTGTGAACAATGTCACCTTGAATTGTTAGGATCATAGAGAATGGAAGATTTCCCTAAATGCAGGTGTTTTATTGAGAAAAGGGCTGTCCCTGATGATTCTGCCTGGCAAAATTCAATACAGACGTCAGTCCATCTCCAAGTGAATTTGATGCAGTAAATCAAGATCCCAACATGTCTTGGAAAGTGACAGAAAGATCCTAAACTTTATTTGGAATAACTTACAAACTTTACTTGGAATAATAAATATGCAAGAAAACCAAAGAACATTTTGATAAACAATAATGGGAGTGGACTAtcagttattaaaatatattacaaagcggCAGAGATGAAAGCGTTGTTAGTGTCTCCAGTATAGATAGAAATACGGATTAAAAATAGAGccgagtgggcttccctggtggctcagtggttaagaatccgtctgccaatgcaggggacgcgggttcgagccctggtccgggaagatcccacatgccgtggagcaactaagcccgtgcgccacaactactgagcctgcgctctagagcctgctgagccacaactactgaagcccgtgcacctagagcccgtgctctgcaacaagagaagccaccgcaatgagacgcccgcgcaccgcaacaagagtagccgccggtcgc
This is a stretch of genomic DNA from Eschrichtius robustus isolate mEscRob2 chromosome 20, mEscRob2.pri, whole genome shotgun sequence. It encodes these proteins:
- the DHRS7C gene encoding dehydrogenase/reductase SDR family member 7C isoform X1; the protein is MGVPAVLMLPLLLLGISGLLFIYQEASRLWSKSAAQNKVVVITDAISGLGKECARVFHTGGARLVLCGKSWERLQSLHDALISVADPSKQTFTPKLVLLDLSDISCVQDVAKEVLDCYGCVDILINNASMKVKGPAHNISLELDKKIMDANYFGPITLTKALLPNMISRRTGQIVLVNNIQGKLGIPFRTAYAAAKHAALGFFDCLRAEVEEYDIVVSTVSPAFIRSDHVHPGQGNWEASIWKFFFRRLTYGVHPVDVAEEVMRTVRRKKQEVFLANPIPKAAVYIRTFFPEVFFAVVACGVKEKLNVPEEG
- the DHRS7C gene encoding dehydrogenase/reductase SDR family member 7C isoform X2, giving the protein MGVPAVLMLPLLLLGISGLLFIYQEASRLWSKSAAQNKVVVITDAISGLGKECARVFHTGGARLVLCGKSWERLQSLHDALISVADPSKTFTPKLVLLDLSDISCVQDVAKEVLDCYGCVDILINNASMKVKGPAHNISLELDKKIMDANYFGPITLTKALLPNMISRRTGQIVLVNNIQGKLGIPFRTAYAAAKHAALGFFDCLRAEVEEYDIVVSTVSPAFIRSDHVHPGQGNWEASIWKFFFRRLTYGVHPVDVAEEVMRTVRRKKQEVFLANPIPKAAVYIRTFFPEVFFAVVACGVKEKLNVPEEG